In a single window of the Planctomycetota bacterium genome:
- the yidD gene encoding membrane protein insertion efficiency factor YidD, whose product MRRLAASLLRGLVHLYRATLRPLLGGQCRFHPTCSEYMLEAIDKHGPWRGGWLGLKRIARCHPWGGSGYDPP is encoded by the coding sequence ATGCGTCGCCTTGCCGCGAGTCTGCTGAGGGGCTTGGTCCACCTTTACCGGGCGACGCTTCGTCCGCTGCTCGGCGGCCAGTGTCGCTTCCACCCAACATGCAGCGAGTACATGCTGGAAGCGATCGACAAGCACGGCCCGTGGCGTGGCGGGTGGCTTGGCCTGAAGCGAATCGCCCGGTGTCACCCGTGGGGCGGATCCGGGTACGACCCGCCGTAG
- a CDS encoding sulfatase, translating to MARPNIIVILCDDLGWADLSCYGSTFHETPRLDQMAAEGMRCTDAYAASPVCSPTRASLLSGQYPARVGITNYIPGNAAGRVLGPAFRHDLPHDLPTLPSLLRDAGYRTLHVGKWHLGEADKGHAPTDHGFDVNVGGCAWGHPRKGFFSPYELPAEANLPDGPDGEYLTDRITDEAINLVRDAAGRDEPFFLHLAHYAVHTPIQAPADLVEKYEQKARDLGLDTRDPFEPGEPHPCLHKLDQPVMRRLFQSDPTYAAMVENLDTNVGRLLDALVDLGIDDGTLVLFTSDNGGLATSEGSPTCNAPLSEGKGWSSEGGLREPFIARWPARIASGQTSDATLTTPDLLPTFLAAADVEVPDEVVLDGESCLSLLTSGAQSSLDDRPIYFHYPHYSNQGGGPASAVRRGRWKLVEHLDNHTGYELYDLEADIGETTNLAEREPERVAELQALIDTWRDEVDAAMPTPNPHYDAILQGRARANGSGKITFVDDD from the coding sequence GTGGCTCGGCCGAACATCATCGTGATCCTCTGCGACGACCTCGGCTGGGCCGACCTGTCGTGCTACGGCAGCACGTTCCACGAGACGCCACGTCTCGACCAGATGGCGGCCGAGGGCATGCGATGCACCGACGCGTACGCGGCCTCTCCAGTCTGCAGCCCGACGCGGGCGAGCCTGCTTTCCGGGCAGTACCCGGCGCGCGTCGGGATCACCAACTACATCCCAGGCAACGCCGCCGGACGCGTCCTCGGTCCGGCGTTTCGACACGATCTGCCACACGATCTGCCGACACTGCCCAGCCTCCTCCGCGACGCCGGCTATCGCACGCTGCACGTCGGCAAGTGGCACCTCGGCGAGGCCGACAAGGGTCACGCACCGACCGACCACGGCTTCGACGTCAACGTCGGCGGCTGCGCCTGGGGACACCCACGCAAGGGCTTTTTCTCGCCATACGAGCTTCCCGCCGAGGCCAACCTGCCCGACGGCCCAGACGGCGAGTACCTGACCGATCGCATCACCGACGAAGCCATCAACCTCGTTCGCGACGCGGCAGGGCGTGACGAGCCCTTCTTCTTGCACCTGGCCCACTACGCGGTGCACACGCCCATCCAGGCACCGGCCGACCTCGTCGAAAAGTACGAGCAGAAAGCTCGCGACCTCGGCCTCGACACGCGAGACCCCTTCGAACCCGGCGAGCCGCATCCGTGTCTGCACAAGCTCGACCAGCCCGTCATGCGCCGCCTGTTCCAAAGCGACCCGACGTACGCGGCCATGGTCGAAAACCTCGACACCAACGTCGGCCGACTGCTGGACGCCCTGGTCGACCTCGGCATCGACGACGGCACGCTCGTCCTCTTCACCAGCGACAACGGCGGGCTCGCGACCAGCGAAGGCAGCCCGACGTGCAACGCACCGCTGTCCGAAGGCAAAGGCTGGTCCAGCGAAGGTGGCCTCCGCGAACCGTTCATCGCCCGCTGGCCGGCGAGGATCGCATCCGGTCAGACGTCCGACGCGACGCTGACGACGCCCGACCTGCTTCCGACCTTTCTCGCCGCCGCCGACGTTGAAGTTCCCGACGAGGTCGTGCTCGACGGCGAGAGCTGTTTGTCTCTGCTGACCTCCGGAGCGCAGTCGTCGCTCGACGATCGCCCGATCTACTTCCACTACCCGCACTACAGCAACCAGGGCGGCGGGCCCGCCTCAGCCGTCCGTCGCGGCCGATGGAAGCTCGTCGAGCACCTCGACAACCACACCGGCTACGAGCTGTACGACCTCGAGGCCGACATCGGCGAGACCACCAACCTCGCCGAACGCGAGCCGGAACGCGTCGCCGAGCTGCAAGCACTGATCGACACCTGGCGAGACGAAGTCGACGCCGCGATGCCAACGCCGAACCCGCACTACGACGCCATCCTCCAAGGCCGAGCGCGTGCGAACGGCTCCGGCAAGATCACCTTCGTCGATGACGACTGA
- the hisI gene encoding phosphoribosyl-AMP cyclohydrolase → MDKHARELGTEFAPKFDDHGLLPCVTVHAESKDVLMVAFMNQESLDETLRSGHVTYWSRSRGKLWKKGESSGMTQHLKRLRVDCDQDCLVAEVVVGDPKKTPQAACHTGYASCFYRAVRPDGTLEFVENEKAFDPNAVYG, encoded by the coding sequence GTGGACAAGCACGCTCGCGAGCTCGGCACTGAATTCGCCCCCAAGTTCGATGACCACGGCCTGCTGCCGTGTGTGACGGTGCATGCCGAGTCGAAGGACGTGCTCATGGTCGCCTTCATGAACCAGGAGTCGCTCGATGAGACGCTCAGGAGCGGCCACGTCACGTACTGGTCACGCAGCCGTGGCAAGCTTTGGAAGAAAGGCGAGAGCAGCGGCATGACGCAGCATCTCAAGCGTCTGCGTGTCGACTGCGATCAGGACTGTCTCGTGGCGGAGGTAGTCGTCGGCGATCCGAAGAAGACACCGCAGGCCGCGTGTCACACGGGCTACGCCTCGTGCTTCTACCGCGCGGTTCGGCCGGATGGCACGTTGGAGTTCGTCGAGAACGAGAAGGCCTTCGATCCGAACGCGGTCTACGGCTGA
- the cysS gene encoding cysteine--tRNA ligase, with protein sequence MADLPQMRFYNTLSHQEEAYEPLTPPVVRMYTCGPTVYDFAHIGNFRSFLFADVLRRTLELVGLDVRHVMNITDVGHMTEDDLADGGGEDKMQAAAKKLVEAKKQGQAHAAAIDDPNNPYQIADFYTKAFLEDGKKLGLKVASEFDQGRMPKATDNIDEMLAMIGKLVEKGHAYKGEDGAVYFGVETFDGYGKLSGNSVEQLRGGAGGRVGTEATAAKRHPADFLLWKPDATHLMKWPSDFGEGYPGWHIECSAMARRHLDADVIDFHTGGEDNIFPHHECEIAQSCCATGQDSFARFWLHGRHLRVEGEKMSKSKGNFFTVRDVLDGRATGNEVAPEVLRYELIRSHYRGTANFTASGLRDSGSAVAKLQKLHADAASKSDAADVSLDVGPLPRFVKALCDDLNVSAAVAAVFEWSADPGDDAATTRGILDKVDSVLGFLPDAATPVADSDAANLASKIDAARAAKDFATADAIRADLLAQGYKVLTTKAGTTVEKLLA encoded by the coding sequence ATGGCCGACCTGCCGCAGATGCGGTTCTACAACACGCTGTCGCACCAGGAAGAAGCGTACGAGCCACTGACGCCGCCGGTCGTGCGGATGTACACGTGCGGGCCGACGGTCTACGACTTCGCGCACATTGGCAACTTCCGCTCGTTCCTCTTCGCCGACGTGTTGCGTCGCACGCTGGAGCTGGTCGGGCTCGACGTCCGACACGTGATGAACATCACCGACGTCGGCCACATGACCGAGGACGATCTGGCTGACGGCGGCGGCGAGGACAAGATGCAGGCGGCCGCCAAAAAGCTGGTCGAGGCCAAGAAGCAGGGCCAAGCCCACGCCGCCGCCATCGACGATCCGAACAACCCGTACCAGATCGCTGACTTCTACACGAAGGCCTTCCTCGAAGACGGCAAGAAGCTCGGCCTGAAGGTCGCCAGTGAGTTTGACCAGGGCCGAATGCCCAAGGCCACCGACAACATCGACGAGATGCTCGCCATGATCGGCAAGCTCGTTGAGAAAGGGCACGCGTACAAGGGTGAAGACGGGGCCGTCTACTTCGGCGTCGAGACCTTCGACGGCTACGGCAAACTCAGCGGCAACTCCGTCGAGCAACTCCGCGGCGGGGCGGGCGGACGCGTCGGCACCGAAGCCACCGCCGCAAAGCGTCACCCAGCCGACTTCCTGCTGTGGAAGCCCGATGCGACGCACCTGATGAAGTGGCCCAGCGACTTCGGCGAGGGCTATCCGGGCTGGCACATCGAGTGCTCGGCCATGGCACGCCGGCACCTCGACGCCGATGTCATCGATTTCCACACCGGCGGCGAGGACAACATCTTCCCGCATCACGAGTGCGAGATCGCACAGAGCTGCTGCGCGACCGGACAAGACAGCTTCGCCAGGTTCTGGCTGCACGGGCGACACCTGCGCGTCGAGGGCGAGAAGATGTCCAAGAGCAAGGGCAACTTCTTCACCGTCCGCGACGTGCTCGACGGCAGGGCGACCGGAAACGAGGTCGCCCCCGAAGTGCTGCGGTACGAACTCATTCGCAGCCACTATCGCGGCACCGCCAACTTCACCGCCAGCGGCTTGCGAGACAGCGGCAGCGCCGTCGCCAAGCTGCAGAAGCTCCACGCCGATGCCGCGAGCAAGTCCGACGCGGCCGACGTCTCGCTCGACGTCGGCCCGCTCCCGCGATTCGTGAAGGCCCTGTGCGACGACCTCAACGTCTCCGCCGCCGTCGCCGCAGTTTTCGAGTGGTCCGCCGACCCAGGCGACGACGCTGCGACCACCCGCGGCATCCTCGACAAGGTCGACAGCGTCCTCGGCTTCCTGCCCGACGCCGCAACGCCAGTCGCGGATTCGGACGCCGCCAACCTCGCGTCTAAAATCGACGCCGCCCGCGCCGCCAAGGATTTCGCCACCGCCGACGCCATCCGCGCCGACCTGCTCGCCCAGGGCTACAAGGTCCTGACAACCAAAGCCGGCACGACGGTCGAAAAGCTCCTGGCGTAG
- a CDS encoding phosphomannomutase/phosphoglucomutase — MISKIFKAYDVRATYPEPLGPDEAWKVGHASATFLQRSAGNFGPPVGKMDTMVVGRDMRPHSPELAKALIDGIRSTGMKVIDIGMIDTSCIYFAINHYDAVGGIQTTASHNPVEYNGFKISGPRAKPIGSATGLKDIERIAGQLSARAETGTNGDVAEEDVWPAYREHVLQFLDLKKPVRVIVDASNGMAGVMVPKVFGGVENLTIDEINFETGVAFVHDPNPLVEENLQQLKEATKSTDGVDAGLCFDGDADRCMFIDEQANTIGCDILTAIVSRDFLKQPGNEGSAIVYDLRSSHALAEEIEQAGGKPVRERVGHVFMKKALADSGGVFGGELSGHFYFRDNFNADSGAIAFARVLSILSATDTKLSGMAGPIDRFHQSGELNFQVEDKDGMIKQLADKYKQHEVDYLDGITVDAKAEGWWFNVRKSNTEPMLRLNLEAKEPSALKQKLAELKGLMGEPVAGH, encoded by the coding sequence ATGATCAGCAAAATCTTCAAGGCCTACGACGTCCGCGCGACCTACCCCGAGCCCCTGGGCCCCGATGAGGCGTGGAAGGTCGGGCACGCCTCGGCCACGTTCTTGCAGCGGTCAGCGGGCAACTTCGGGCCGCCGGTGGGGAAGATGGACACGATGGTCGTCGGACGCGACATGCGGCCGCACTCGCCGGAGCTGGCCAAGGCACTCATCGACGGCATCCGCTCGACGGGCATGAAGGTCATCGACATCGGGATGATCGACACGAGCTGCATCTACTTCGCCATCAACCACTACGACGCCGTCGGCGGCATCCAGACGACGGCCAGCCATAACCCGGTCGAGTACAACGGCTTCAAGATCAGCGGGCCCAGGGCCAAGCCGATCGGCAGTGCGACGGGCCTGAAGGACATCGAACGCATCGCCGGCCAACTCTCGGCCCGTGCGGAAACCGGCACCAACGGCGACGTCGCCGAGGAAGACGTCTGGCCCGCCTACCGAGAGCACGTCCTTCAGTTCCTCGACCTGAAGAAGCCCGTGCGCGTCATCGTCGACGCCTCCAACGGCATGGCAGGCGTCATGGTGCCCAAGGTCTTCGGCGGCGTGGAGAACCTCACGATCGACGAGATCAACTTCGAGACCGGCGTCGCGTTCGTCCACGACCCGAATCCGCTCGTCGAGGAAAACCTGCAACAGCTGAAGGAAGCGACCAAGTCGACGGACGGCGTCGATGCGGGCCTCTGCTTCGACGGCGACGCGGACCGCTGCATGTTCATCGACGAACAGGCCAACACCATCGGCTGCGACATCCTCACGGCTATCGTCTCGCGTGACTTCCTCAAGCAGCCGGGCAACGAAGGCTCGGCCATCGTCTACGACCTTCGCAGTAGTCACGCGCTGGCCGAAGAGATCGAGCAGGCCGGCGGCAAGCCCGTGCGGGAGCGTGTCGGGCACGTCTTCATGAAGAAAGCGCTGGCCGACTCGGGCGGCGTCTTCGGCGGCGAGCTGAGCGGGCACTTCTACTTCCGCGACAACTTCAACGCCGACAGCGGAGCGATCGCCTTCGCCCGCGTGTTGTCGATCCTGTCCGCGACCGACACCAAGCTCAGCGGCATGGCCGGCCCGATCGACCGGTTCCATCAGTCCGGCGAGCTGAACTTCCAGGTCGAGGACAAGGACGGCATGATCAAACAGCTGGCCGACAAGTACAAGCAGCACGAAGTCGACTACCTCGACGGCATCACTGTCGACGCCAAGGCCGAGGGCTGGTGGTTCAACGTCCGCAAGAGCAACACCGAACCAATGCTTCGGCTGAACCTGGAGGCGAAAGAGCCGTCGGCCCTGAAGCAGAAACTTGCGGAGCTAAAGGGTCTGATGGGCGAGCCGGTCGCCGGGCATTGA
- a CDS encoding Gfo/Idh/MocA family oxidoreductase, whose translation MSGSTSTRTAAVLGCGKAVPGFEGFAVGHGHGDGYVKGAPHAKLFAVDPNAENLAAFGDKFELPDDRRFASTAALYEAVTPDIVSVCTWPALHHPMVLEAANAGVKGIICEKPLSVSPIEIDEMIASCKQHGVKLTVAHQRCYEPVPQLLKRIVEQGKLGDKIVFEARIGGGWDMLSWSVHWVDLASFIFGELPENVLAGLNDTGKRRYQHAIEDDCVALAQYPNGRQAIFITGPDDLGLGMLNLRGDKGYAKVTDEGVELFTREGYSYEKPDDGVAGFAGLIADLFDAIENGGTTLLDAERSAESTRTVFAIHESARTLKRVALPTNFGYAPLDIAQHPPTPRWTPGKVLVYADDHHVDAATGISGRDGVLHAAAALGADEVRCAEADERGLVAADLDDIDVILLYHTQRTSDATTRKLLGDWVESGKPLVVLHCGIGAFDDWPQFREWIGVHWVWGDETIAPGSGHPHVPCDVVIDRPDLFPATWNQHWIPRDEVYVRLHESHPVDVIATAHLPDGEQSPAAWQAKAHRNVSVWAPGHRADVFDLPVMVDGIAAMIQLAQRPA comes from the coding sequence ATGTCCGGATCAACATCAACACGCACAGCAGCTGTGCTCGGCTGCGGGAAAGCCGTCCCTGGCTTCGAGGGCTTCGCGGTCGGCCACGGCCATGGAGACGGATATGTGAAGGGGGCTCCACACGCGAAGCTGTTTGCCGTCGACCCCAACGCCGAGAACCTCGCGGCGTTCGGGGACAAGTTCGAGTTGCCCGACGATCGACGCTTCGCGTCTACGGCCGCGCTGTACGAGGCCGTCACGCCCGACATCGTCAGCGTGTGCACGTGGCCGGCGCTGCATCATCCGATGGTGCTCGAAGCGGCCAATGCGGGCGTCAAGGGGATCATCTGCGAGAAGCCGCTCTCGGTGAGCCCGATCGAGATCGACGAGATGATCGCATCGTGCAAGCAGCATGGTGTGAAGCTGACAGTCGCCCACCAGCGCTGCTACGAACCCGTGCCGCAGCTGCTCAAGCGCATCGTCGAACAGGGCAAGCTGGGAGACAAGATCGTCTTCGAAGCTCGGATTGGTGGCGGCTGGGACATGCTTTCGTGGTCGGTCCACTGGGTCGACCTCGCTTCCTTCATCTTCGGGGAGTTGCCGGAGAATGTGCTGGCGGGCCTCAATGACACCGGCAAGCGCCGCTATCAGCACGCCATCGAAGACGATTGTGTCGCGCTTGCCCAGTACCCCAATGGCAGGCAGGCGATCTTCATCACGGGGCCTGATGACCTTGGCCTGGGCATGCTGAACTTGCGCGGCGACAAGGGCTATGCCAAGGTCACTGACGAGGGCGTCGAGCTGTTCACGCGCGAGGGCTACTCGTACGAGAAGCCCGATGACGGAGTCGCCGGGTTTGCGGGTCTCATCGCCGATCTGTTCGACGCGATTGAGAACGGTGGCACGACGCTCCTCGACGCCGAGCGCAGTGCCGAGTCGACACGAACGGTGTTCGCGATCCACGAGTCCGCACGCACCCTGAAGAGAGTCGCGTTGCCCACCAATTTTGGTTACGCGCCGCTCGACATCGCCCAGCATCCACCGACACCGCGTTGGACGCCGGGCAAGGTGCTCGTCTACGCCGACGATCATCATGTCGACGCGGCCACCGGGATCAGTGGTCGGGACGGCGTGCTCCACGCTGCGGCGGCGCTGGGTGCGGACGAAGTGCGATGCGCCGAGGCCGACGAGCGAGGCCTGGTCGCGGCCGACCTCGACGACATTGACGTCATCCTGCTTTACCACACGCAGCGGACAAGCGACGCGACGACGCGAAAGCTCCTCGGCGACTGGGTCGAATCGGGCAAGCCGCTTGTGGTCCTGCACTGCGGAATCGGCGCGTTCGACGATTGGCCGCAGTTCCGCGAGTGGATCGGCGTGCACTGGGTCTGGGGCGACGAGACCATCGCTCCCGGCTCCGGCCATCCGCACGTGCCTTGCGATGTGGTCATCGACAGGCCTGATCTGTTTCCTGCGACGTGGAATCAGCACTGGATTCCGCGCGATGAGGTCTACGTCCGCCTGCACGAGTCGCACCCGGTGGACGTGATCGCCACCGCCCACCTGCCCGACGGCGAGCAGAGTCCGGCCGCATGGCAGGCCAAAGCCCATCGCAACGTCAGCGTCTGGGCACCCGGCCACCGCGCAGATGTGTTTGACCTGCCCGTAATGGTCGACGGCATCGCGGCCATGATCCAGCTCGCCCAACGCCCTGCATGA
- a CDS encoding acyl-CoA desaturase, whose amino-acid sequence MSEAFQPSTDGHPSHERSTDHLDDLTIREKIAALIVIILPFAALAVGIYLAWGRGFTWVDAGLLVGGYVLTALGVTVGYHRYFTHSSFKTNAVVKAGLAILGSTAVEGPPTKWAAIHRCHHQHSDDDHDPHSPHHHGGGVLGIIRGFFHAHMGWILRGDPKNLDRYNPDLRSDKVTMVMSKLWTVWALLGFVIPALLGGWLAGGLTTWSWTGFGLGFLWGGLVRLLVVHHVTWSINSVCHIWGSRPFKSNDESRNNVLFGIIGLGEGWHNNHHAFPTSARHGLRWWQIDLSYYVIVGMKYLGLAYDIKVPSPSRQAMKRVG is encoded by the coding sequence ATGTCTGAAGCCTTCCAGCCCTCCACGGACGGACACCCTTCGCATGAGCGCTCAACGGACCACCTGGACGACCTGACGATTCGGGAGAAGATTGCGGCCCTGATCGTCATCATCCTGCCGTTTGCCGCACTCGCGGTCGGCATCTACCTCGCCTGGGGCCGGGGCTTCACGTGGGTCGACGCAGGGCTGCTGGTTGGCGGGTACGTACTGACGGCGCTGGGCGTGACGGTCGGCTATCACCGCTACTTCACGCACTCGTCCTTCAAGACCAACGCCGTCGTCAAGGCGGGCCTTGCCATCCTCGGCAGCACCGCCGTCGAAGGCCCGCCGACGAAGTGGGCGGCCATCCACCGCTGCCACCATCAGCACTCGGACGACGACCACGACCCACACTCGCCCCACCACCACGGCGGCGGCGTGCTCGGCATCATCCGAGGCTTCTTCCACGCCCACATGGGCTGGATCCTTCGTGGCGATCCGAAAAATCTGGACCGCTACAACCCCGACCTCCGCTCCGACAAGGTCACGATGGTGATGAGCAAGCTCTGGACGGTCTGGGCACTGCTCGGCTTCGTCATTCCCGCCTTACTCGGCGGATGGCTCGCTGGCGGGCTGACGACCTGGAGCTGGACCGGTTTCGGCCTGGGCTTCCTATGGGGCGGCCTGGTGCGACTGCTGGTCGTCCACCACGTAACTTGGAGCATCAACAGCGTCTGCCACATCTGGGGCAGCCGGCCGTTCAAGAGCAACGACGAGAGCCGCAACAACGTGCTCTTCGGCATCATCGGCCTGGGCGAAGGCTGGCACAACAACCACCACGCCTTCCCCACCAGCGCCCGCCACGGCCTGCGCTGGTGGCAGATCGATCTTTCCTACTACGTCATCGTCGGCATGAAGTACCTCGGCCTGGCCTACGACATCAAGGTCCCCAGCCCCAGTCGCCAGGCGATGAAGCGTGTCGGCTGA
- a CDS encoding Gfo/Idh/MocA family oxidoreductase codes for MSDGGQAKLRLIQCGVGGHGGGWFVNSVLPSNDFELAAIVDPNAEAIAKASETAGRELRAFVDLSEAIDAVEADAVLSVTPPKVHPAHAKLAAEAKLHLLVEKPLAEDVEVARKMVDDAAKAGTMLMVGQNRRWDSEPRGIKAALDSGRVGHVDHVHIDFFRAADFRGSFRHSMPHVLLVDMAVHHIDLLRYFMGREVVRVFADEFNPKRSVDNAIYQHGAAIRMVMTLDDGSRVSYAGDWSAVGRPSSWHGDWTFQGDKGRLTFSDDRGLEVATSDGWAREVEVESLPIPELPQSQGQLLAAFAESVRTGEPGLTSGDDNLRTVAAVLAAVESCETGKPVDVRY; via the coding sequence ATGAGCGACGGTGGACAGGCAAAGCTGCGACTCATCCAGTGCGGCGTCGGCGGTCACGGCGGGGGTTGGTTCGTCAACAGCGTTCTGCCCAGCAACGACTTCGAGCTCGCCGCCATCGTCGATCCGAATGCCGAAGCCATTGCGAAAGCGAGCGAGACGGCCGGTCGGGAGTTGCGTGCCTTTGTCGACCTTTCCGAGGCGATCGACGCCGTCGAGGCCGACGCAGTCCTGAGTGTGACGCCGCCGAAGGTTCACCCGGCTCACGCCAAGCTCGCCGCTGAGGCGAAGCTGCACCTTTTGGTCGAAAAGCCATTGGCCGAGGACGTCGAAGTCGCCCGAAAGATGGTCGACGACGCGGCCAAGGCCGGCACGATGTTGATGGTCGGCCAGAATCGTCGCTGGGACAGCGAGCCGCGCGGCATCAAGGCGGCGCTGGACAGCGGGCGTGTCGGGCACGTCGACCACGTGCACATCGACTTCTTCCGGGCGGCTGACTTCCGTGGCAGTTTTCGCCACTCCATGCCGCACGTGCTGCTGGTCGACATGGCGGTTCACCACATCGATTTGCTGCGGTACTTCATGGGCCGGGAGGTCGTCCGCGTCTTTGCCGACGAGTTCAATCCAAAGCGATCGGTCGACAACGCGATCTACCAGCACGGCGCGGCCATCCGCATGGTGATGACTTTGGACGACGGCTCCCGCGTCAGCTACGCAGGCGACTGGTCCGCGGTCGGACGACCAAGCAGCTGGCACGGCGACTGGACGTTCCAGGGCGACAAGGGCCGGCTGACGTTCAGCGACGATCGCGGCCTCGAGGTTGCGACCAGCGACGGCTGGGCACGCGAGGTCGAGGTCGAGTCGCTGCCGATCCCGGAGTTGCCGCAAAGTCAGGGGCAGCTGTTGGCCGCGTTCGCAGAGAGCGTTCGCACGGGCGAGCCGGGTCTGACCAGCGGCGACGACAATCTGAGGACCGTCGCCGCCGTCCTCGCCGCAGTCGAGAGCTGCGAGACCGGCAAGCCGGTCGACGTTCGGTACTGA
- a CDS encoding glycosyltransferase family 4 protein → MRITIVTGPFWSPPPAPGGAVERRWFHVAERFAAKGHDVTFLSRRHDKTLASDETIKGVQHHRRLSLKSGGSLKANLVKDAVYTTRMLGTLPKADILVTNTFWMPVLAPRLRGKAGRVVVNVARAPKGQMKLYKKAALLVAPSTAVAQMIRDEVPDQADKAIAVANPIDTHVFRPDDTPEPETPTIVYTGRVHPEKGLTLLAEAHRRLRQRLPNLVTKVIGAWTVEDGAAGDDFRRELRSIGGDGVEFVDPIWDRQALAAAIRSGTVYCYPSVAEKGESFGCAPLEAMGCGRAVVMSGLAAFDDYVAVDENALRFDHKADDAASRLADQLGRLLDDGTLRHRLAKAGAETASHYSFDAIADQYLNHFEKLL, encoded by the coding sequence ATGCGGATCACGATCGTCACCGGCCCCTTCTGGAGCCCGCCACCGGCTCCCGGCGGGGCGGTCGAACGACGCTGGTTCCACGTGGCCGAACGCTTCGCGGCCAAAGGTCACGACGTCACCTTCCTGAGCCGGCGTCACGACAAGACGCTCGCGTCCGACGAGACGATTAAGGGCGTCCAACACCATCGACGTCTGAGCCTGAAGTCCGGCGGCTCGCTCAAGGCGAACCTGGTCAAAGACGCGGTCTACACGACGCGCATGCTCGGGACGCTGCCGAAGGCGGACATCCTGGTGACGAACACGTTCTGGATGCCGGTGCTGGCCCCGCGGCTTCGCGGCAAGGCGGGCCGAGTCGTCGTCAACGTCGCCCGCGCGCCGAAAGGGCAGATGAAGCTCTACAAGAAGGCGGCCCTGCTCGTCGCGCCGTCGACGGCCGTCGCGCAGATGATCCGCGACGAAGTGCCCGATCAGGCCGACAAAGCGATCGCCGTCGCGAACCCGATCGACACGCACGTCTTTCGCCCCGACGACACGCCCGAGCCCGAGACGCCGACCATCGTCTACACCGGCCGGGTCCATCCCGAAAAGGGCCTGACGCTGCTCGCCGAGGCGCATCGGAGGCTGCGGCAACGGCTGCCAAACCTCGTCACGAAGGTCATCGGGGCCTGGACCGTCGAAGACGGCGCGGCGGGCGACGACTTCCGACGCGAGCTTCGTTCGATCGGCGGCGACGGCGTCGAGTTCGTCGACCCGATCTGGGATCGACAAGCACTCGCCGCCGCGATCCGAAGCGGCACGGTCTATTGCTACCCGTCGGTCGCGGAGAAGGGCGAGAGCTTTGGCTGCGCCCCACTCGAAGCCATGGGCTGCGGCCGAGCCGTCGTCATGAGCGGCCTGGCGGCATTCGACGACTATGTCGCGGTGGATGAGAACGCCCTCCGCTTCGACCACAAGGCCGACGACGCTGCGTCGCGCCTCGCCGATCAACTCGGCCGGCTGCTCGACGACGGCACGCTTCGCCACCGCCTCGCCAAGGCCGGTGCGGAGACGGCCTCGCACTACTCGTTCGACGCGATCGCCGATCAGTATCTCAACCACTTTGAAAAGCTGCTGTGA